A single genomic interval of Verrucomicrobiota bacterium harbors:
- a CDS encoding histidine kinase, which yields MKNASPAGVVPPGDRAMSAPARSGASEPPGAVSTPGAWEIPRAMRLLFFAGIWTLIGLSFAGQFYISSANAGSPVSWRQALAWSLGDWYVFALLSWPASRWIQSHPLRRASWWRPALQHLIAGAVFSLLYMVLRAWVGQWQGQWSGRSATFADAFSPLLVKTWHFNILIYGVLLAVVQALENARRFQERAQRAAELERGLVQARLQALQMQLNPHFLFNTLHSISTLMHRDVELADRMIARLANLLRYSLDHSETREVTLERELEALELYLDIEQTRFGPRLTTRFDIAPETREALVPNLILQPMVENAVRHGLEPTGRPGQIEILSSLRGGRLQLEIADNGRGWSGASREGVGLSNTRARLQALYGDDAKLEAGPRAEGGSVVRISMPFHKEPRAET from the coding sequence ATGAAGAACGCATCCCCCGCGGGTGTCGTCCCTCCCGGGGACCGCGCGATGTCCGCCCCTGCTCGATCCGGGGCAAGCGAGCCCCCAGGCGCGGTGTCCACGCCAGGAGCGTGGGAAATTCCGCGCGCCATGCGCTTGCTTTTCTTCGCCGGGATTTGGACGTTGATTGGGCTGAGTTTTGCCGGACAGTTCTACATCTCGAGTGCCAACGCGGGCAGTCCGGTGAGCTGGAGGCAGGCATTGGCCTGGTCGCTGGGGGATTGGTATGTCTTCGCCCTGCTTTCCTGGCCCGCTTCGCGCTGGATTCAAAGTCATCCCTTGCGCCGGGCATCGTGGTGGAGGCCGGCGCTGCAACATTTGATCGCCGGCGCTGTTTTCTCCCTGCTTTACATGGTGCTCCGGGCGTGGGTCGGGCAATGGCAGGGACAATGGTCGGGAAGAAGCGCCACGTTTGCCGACGCGTTCTCCCCGTTGCTCGTGAAAACCTGGCACTTCAACATCCTGATCTACGGCGTGCTCCTGGCGGTGGTGCAGGCGTTGGAAAACGCGCGCCGGTTTCAGGAGCGAGCCCAGCGGGCGGCGGAGTTGGAGCGGGGCCTGGTCCAAGCCCGATTGCAGGCGCTGCAGATGCAACTGAACCCCCACTTTCTTTTCAACACCCTGCATTCCATCTCCACCTTGATGCACCGGGACGTGGAACTCGCGGACCGCATGATCGCGCGCCTGGCAAACCTCTTGCGATACTCGCTCGATCATTCCGAGACTCGGGAAGTCACGCTGGAACGCGAGCTGGAGGCCTTGGAACTCTACCTGGACATCGAGCAGACGCGGTTCGGTCCGCGCTTGACGACGCGATTCGACATCGCGCCGGAAACGCGGGAAGCGCTGGTGCCGAACCTCATCCTTCAGCCCATGGTTGAAAACGCCGTTCGGCACGGCCTTGAACCCACCGGGCGTCCCGGCCAGATCGAGATCCTCTCGAGTTTGCGTGGAGGTCGGCTCCAGCTCGAGATTGCGGACAACGGCCGGGGCTGGAGCGGGGCCTCGCGCGAAGGCGTGGGGTTGTCCAACACGCGGGCAAGGCTGCAAGCGCTTTACGGGGACGACGCCAAGCTGGAAGCCGGGCCGCGCGCTGAAGGCGGCTCGGTCGTGCGAATCAGCATGCCCTTCCACAAGGAACCCCGGGCTGAAACGTAG
- a CDS encoding DUF1592 domain-containing protein: MHRAPKASFLTFTSILALLLSGAEASAARASFAAVEKEFDSRVHPLLERYCYDCHSTEKQKGDLDLQRFRTLSEVRKDPRVWEQALEQLSHGEMPPAKSPQPSEAERQRMRRWIRDYLHQESLAQAGDPGRVLMRRLSNAEYDATVRDLTGVDLKPSREFPVDGAAGEGFVNTGEALVMSPALVDKYLDAGKTIAGHAVLLPDGFRFSASSRRGDWVAGLLAEIKAFYARYTDNQGGTRINLQGIQFDTNTGGRLPIERYLAALIEERDQLRQSKSDRFEAVAIRRGLHAKYLRGLWNLLEGREPLFLIDGLRARWKSARPGLEKEWVEEITRWQGALTKFQTVGHMRPWMVPVDPIAEKQEIRHVIPVPEREATANVVLGVNDAGDGATEDVVVWENPRLALAGGAQVPLRDLRVFTERMLARRERVFASAARSLAAAAEFLDAPDRADRQALAAKHQLDPADLQAWFDGLGLGSPGSHKLELMTGRIEKSANYDFVKGWGSGNTPNLVANASTQHVRIPGNVPGRGVAMHPAPKHAVAAGWRSPLRGLVRVQGKLTHAHPECGNGVTWSLELRRGGMRQRLASGIAQGNRAGTLGPIEDVSVQEGDLLSVVVGPRDGNHSCDLTGVEFSLREKEGARREWDLAKDIADDVLAGNPHADRWGHAAVWHFYMEPIAESGAVPSVIPPGSILSRWSTERSPSQRASLARDFENLLRTGPPSGTNNPDRTLFLQLASATGPLLFPQVAACLKSDEKQPTEGNSDWALPPDIFGRHPNHGALAAADLCVKAPAWLEMKLPGSLFAGCEFLTTAKLHESAGGAGSVQVSVSSSKPGAASGLSPAPFVATGAGRGAWGSDAGGVSHTAPVLAKPGSTAWNSAKKGFETFRTWFPAALGYTKIVPVDEVITLTVFHREDEPLLRLMLNEEEKAQLDKLWAELRFVGQDALTIVDAYAQLMEYATQDSNPKLFEHLREPITSRAAAFRSEMEAAEPRHLDHLIRFAHKAWRRPTTSAEESELRRLYGSLRAEKLGHEEAFRLTLARVLVAPSFLYRVEQPQPGAEPRPVSSWEMANRLSYFLWSSLPDEALFQSARQNRLLREEDLVVQGRRMLQDPKVRALAVEFACQWLHLRDFDTHDEKSERHFPAFASLRGAMYEEAIRFFVDLFQRDGSVLEILNADHVWVNAELARHYGIPGVEGAEWKRVERAGHYGRGGVLGMAAVLSKQAGASRTSPILRGNWLVETLLGEKLPKPPPNVPPLPQTEAETGELTVRDITEKHSKVPECAVCHVRIDPFGYALERYDAIGTRRDRDAAGRPIDVKVELPLTGKPVVEDMAGLRRYLAEERGDEIVRVFCRKLLGYSLGRALKLSDKPLVERMMTELKRKQYRVSAAMETILKSRQFRYQRGLEATVEEKL, translated from the coding sequence ATGCACCGCGCTCCCAAAGCTTCCTTCCTGACCTTTACATCGATTCTGGCCCTCCTCCTCTCAGGCGCAGAGGCCTCGGCGGCTCGAGCCAGCTTTGCCGCGGTCGAAAAGGAATTCGATTCCAGAGTCCATCCGCTCCTGGAACGTTACTGTTACGATTGCCATTCCACCGAGAAACAGAAGGGCGACCTGGACCTGCAGCGTTTTCGAACGCTGTCCGAAGTGCGCAAGGATCCCCGGGTTTGGGAACAAGCGCTGGAACAACTGTCCCACGGCGAAATGCCGCCCGCAAAAAGTCCGCAGCCATCGGAAGCGGAACGGCAGCGCATGCGGCGCTGGATCCGGGATTACTTGCATCAGGAAAGTCTGGCTCAAGCGGGCGATCCCGGTCGGGTCCTGATGCGCCGGCTCAGCAACGCCGAGTATGACGCCACCGTGCGCGACCTCACCGGCGTGGACCTCAAGCCTTCCCGGGAATTCCCGGTGGACGGCGCCGCGGGCGAAGGCTTTGTCAACACCGGCGAAGCGTTGGTCATGTCCCCGGCGTTGGTGGACAAATACCTCGACGCCGGCAAAACGATCGCTGGCCATGCCGTGCTGCTTCCGGATGGGTTCCGTTTTTCCGCGAGTTCGCGCCGCGGGGATTGGGTGGCCGGGTTGCTCGCCGAGATCAAGGCTTTCTACGCCCGTTACACGGACAACCAGGGCGGCACCCGGATCAATCTTCAAGGAATCCAGTTTGACACCAACACCGGCGGGCGGCTCCCGATCGAACGTTACCTTGCCGCGTTGATCGAGGAACGAGACCAGCTTCGCCAAAGCAAGTCTGACCGCTTCGAGGCCGTCGCGATCCGGCGCGGTTTGCACGCCAAGTATCTCCGCGGCTTATGGAATCTCCTGGAAGGCCGAGAACCGCTCTTCCTCATCGACGGGCTGCGGGCGCGCTGGAAGTCCGCCCGCCCGGGTTTGGAAAAGGAATGGGTCGAAGAAATCACCCGCTGGCAAGGCGCCCTCACGAAGTTTCAAACCGTGGGGCACATGCGCCCTTGGATGGTCCCGGTCGATCCAATCGCCGAAAAACAGGAAATTCGCCACGTCATTCCCGTCCCGGAACGCGAAGCCACTGCCAACGTGGTGCTGGGCGTGAACGACGCGGGTGACGGGGCCACCGAGGATGTCGTCGTCTGGGAGAATCCGCGGCTCGCCTTGGCGGGTGGCGCCCAAGTTCCCCTGCGCGACCTGCGCGTTTTTACCGAGCGGATGCTGGCCCGCCGCGAACGTGTCTTCGCCAGCGCGGCCCGAAGCCTGGCCGCCGCCGCGGAGTTTCTCGATGCTCCGGATCGCGCCGACCGCCAAGCTTTGGCCGCGAAACATCAGTTGGATCCCGCCGACCTGCAGGCTTGGTTTGATGGCCTGGGTCTCGGATCTCCCGGTTCCCACAAACTGGAACTGATGACCGGCCGGATCGAGAAATCGGCCAACTACGATTTCGTCAAAGGCTGGGGATCCGGCAACACCCCCAACCTCGTGGCCAACGCCTCGACGCAACACGTGCGCATCCCGGGTAATGTTCCGGGTCGAGGCGTCGCCATGCATCCCGCGCCGAAGCACGCGGTCGCCGCGGGCTGGCGCAGTCCCCTCCGCGGATTGGTCCGGGTCCAAGGCAAACTGACCCACGCCCATCCCGAATGCGGCAACGGGGTGACTTGGTCGCTGGAATTGCGCCGGGGCGGCATGCGCCAGCGCCTCGCATCCGGGATCGCCCAGGGCAATCGCGCGGGGACCTTGGGGCCGATCGAGGATGTTTCCGTGCAAGAGGGTGATCTGCTCTCCGTCGTGGTTGGACCCCGCGATGGGAACCACTCGTGCGATTTGACGGGTGTCGAGTTTTCTCTGCGCGAAAAAGAAGGCGCACGCCGCGAGTGGGACCTCGCCAAAGACATCGCCGACGACGTGCTGGCGGGCAATCCTCACGCCGATCGCTGGGGCCATGCCGCGGTATGGCACTTTTACATGGAGCCCATCGCCGAGTCGGGAGCCGTTCCTTCGGTCATTCCTCCAGGCTCAATTCTGTCCCGATGGTCCACGGAACGGAGCCCGTCCCAGCGTGCGTCCCTCGCCCGGGACTTCGAAAACCTGCTGCGAACGGGTCCGCCCTCCGGCACGAACAACCCGGATCGGACGCTCTTCCTCCAACTCGCCTCTGCGACGGGTCCACTCCTTTTCCCACAAGTGGCCGCGTGTTTGAAGTCGGATGAAAAGCAACCCACCGAAGGCAACTCCGATTGGGCGTTGCCTCCCGACATTTTTGGCCGTCATCCAAACCACGGTGCTCTGGCGGCCGCGGATCTCTGCGTGAAGGCTCCGGCCTGGCTGGAAATGAAATTGCCGGGGAGTTTGTTCGCCGGCTGCGAATTCCTGACCACCGCGAAACTCCATGAATCGGCGGGTGGCGCCGGGAGTGTTCAAGTCTCCGTCTCGAGCTCTAAGCCGGGGGCGGCAAGCGGACTCTCTCCCGCACCGTTCGTCGCCACGGGAGCGGGACGCGGCGCGTGGGGCTCGGATGCGGGCGGGGTGTCGCACACCGCGCCCGTGCTGGCCAAGCCCGGCAGCACAGCCTGGAACTCGGCGAAGAAAGGGTTCGAAACGTTCCGGACGTGGTTTCCGGCGGCGCTTGGCTACACCAAAATCGTGCCGGTCGATGAGGTGATCACCCTGACCGTGTTCCATCGCGAAGATGAACCGCTCCTGCGGCTCATGTTGAACGAAGAGGAAAAAGCGCAACTCGACAAGCTCTGGGCCGAGCTTCGCTTTGTCGGTCAAGACGCGCTCACCATCGTGGACGCCTACGCGCAGCTCATGGAGTACGCGACGCAGGACAGCAATCCGAAGCTGTTCGAACATCTGCGCGAACCCATCACGTCCCGCGCGGCTGCGTTTCGGTCCGAGATGGAAGCCGCCGAGCCGAGGCACCTGGACCACTTGATCCGGTTTGCGCACAAGGCTTGGCGCCGTCCCACCACCTCGGCCGAGGAGTCGGAATTACGGCGCCTTTACGGGTCCCTGCGGGCGGAAAAGCTGGGGCATGAGGAGGCTTTTCGACTGACGCTGGCCCGAGTGCTCGTGGCTCCCTCCTTTCTCTACCGGGTGGAACAACCTCAACCCGGAGCCGAGCCGAGGCCGGTGTCTTCCTGGGAAATGGCGAACCGTTTGAGTTACTTCTTGTGGTCTTCGTTGCCGGACGAAGCCCTTTTTCAATCCGCGCGACAAAACCGGTTGTTGCGCGAAGAAGACCTGGTGGTTCAAGGGCGGCGCATGCTTCAAGATCCTAAAGTGCGCGCGCTCGCGGTGGAATTCGCCTGCCAATGGTTGCACCTTCGCGATTTCGACACGCATGACGAGAAAAGCGAACGGCATTTCCCGGCCTTCGCCTCGCTGCGCGGAGCCATGTATGAGGAGGCGATCCGATTCTTCGTCGATCTGTTTCAACGGGACGGATCGGTGCTCGAAATCCTCAACGCGGATCATGTTTGGGTCAACGCGGAGCTGGCTCGCCATTACGGCATCCCCGGAGTCGAGGGGGCTGAGTGGAAGCGCGTGGAACGCGCCGGACACTACGGACGAGGCGGCGTGCTGGGCATGGCGGCGGTGCTCTCGAAACAAGCCGGCGCTTCCCGCACCAGCCCGATTCTCCGCGGCAACTGGCTGGTCGAAACGCTGCTGGGCGAGAAGCTCCCCAAGCCTCCGCCCAACGTTCCCCCATTGCCCCAAACGGAAGCGGAAACGGGCGAGCTGACCGTCCGAGACATCACCGAGAAGCACAGCAAAGTGCCCGAGTGCGCGGTGTGCCATGTGCGGATCGATCCCTTCGGCTACGCTTTGGAACGTTACGATGCCATTGGCACTCGCCGCGACCGTGATGCGGCCGGACGCCCCATCGACGTGAAGGTGGAACTGCCGCTCACCGGCAAACCGGTCGTGGAGGACATGGCCGGATTGCGCCGTTACCTCGCGGAGGAACGCGGCGACGAGATTGTGCGGGTTTTTTGCCGCAAGCTTCTCGGCTATTCCCTGGGACGCGCGCTCAAACTTTCGGACAAGCCTCTCGTCGAGCGAATGATGACGGAGCTCAAGCGCAAGCAATACCGGGTGTCCGCCGCGATGGAAACCATTCTGAAAAGCCGTCAGTTCCGCTATCAACGCGGTTTGGAAGCCACCGTGGAAGAGAAACTGTGA
- a CDS encoding DUF1553 domain-containing protein, producing MLAFVHLPPGNPARSLLLDLATSPRRRWLALALFFGLAASAAFGQDRVQFDRDIRPILSDHCYACHGPDENKRKGGLRLDVQETAFLPAKSGKKAIVPGDRAQSELIHRITTQDEDDRMPPAKGGKPLSSGQIAILQKWIDQGAAWQGHWAYAKPVASELPKVQAEAKVRNEIDRFILARLEKEGLTLSREADRARLIRRVTLDLTGLPPIPKEIDDFVQDTSAGAYEKLVDRLMKSPAYGERMVMFWLDLARFADTQGYHHDDHRDVHRWREWCIKAFNNNMPFDQFTVEQLAGDLLPNPTEDQKIATGFHRNEMTTSEGGAMPEEYSVKYVVGRVDTTARVWLGSSLACAECHDHKYDPISQKEFYQMFAYFNNVPENGLDAGQNPVPRLMLSSSEQRNRLEQFNKEIGALESLDRALLEEAHGARDKDRDTWIAKIDEQVMDTWQARKPLAASARSGATLSVTDDGTVLASGKNPPKEIYEARLSIEGTNLIGLRLEALPDSSLPEGKSGRGAKGEFVLTSVSVLARAAGDLPSAPKPSRQDAWSILGPFSAGSLKEALEKKWGPEDGLDLAKTYQDGKLKWRELKDHPSDEFTFEGTNAATFVTRKIHFDSPVRAFVSLEDQLGAQLWVNGRRLHATEGDQAGQKSTVKIPAYFKSGENTLLVKVVHHAGPGLKTALLTEPVKEYAVDLAAATADFNGGGYSAGGVLDDRNTTGWSLGEDDAAKKPRSLYLRAHDPFGFAERGELVVTLKFESPKPAQTLGRFKLSTTSSALLGDFFDLPENARGIFAVSKSERNPDQRLELQRHYRRTFVPEIKEWVKTLGEKRKQRDDHRNSIDVSMVMEDMSKRRDSFLLVRGEFGNRGAKVEPGVLTNVFPLPEGLPPNRLGLAKWLVHPEHPLTSRVTVNRYWQQYFGTGLVKTAEEFGSQGERPSHPELLDWLAVEFVKRGWDMKAMHKMIVMSATYRQDSEVEAALLKRDPESRLLARFPRSRLEAETIRDNALAISGLLKPRVGGKSVYPYQPPGMWEAMAFEGTRSWVQSQGDENYRRGIYTYWRRSVPYPSYVIFDAPTRETCTVRRPRTNTPLQALTLMNDPVYVEASRALGHRIMTQGGKTLREQIEFAFKTALGRPPSAKERRILENAYKRELKQFEKDRVSAAKLVHVGASKPPLEADICELAAWTIVGNLLLNLDETVTKG from the coding sequence ATGTTGGCCTTTGTCCATCTTCCGCCCGGAAACCCGGCGCGTTCGCTGCTTTTGGACCTCGCGACATCGCCCCGGCGGCGATGGCTTGCGCTGGCGCTTTTTTTCGGCCTCGCGGCCTCGGCGGCCTTCGGCCAGGACCGAGTCCAATTCGACCGCGATATCCGTCCGATTCTCTCCGATCATTGCTACGCCTGCCATGGACCCGATGAAAACAAGCGGAAAGGCGGCCTTCGCCTCGACGTCCAGGAAACCGCTTTCCTTCCTGCCAAATCAGGCAAGAAGGCCATTGTTCCTGGTGATCGCGCTCAAAGCGAGTTGATCCACCGGATCACGACCCAGGACGAGGACGATCGCATGCCGCCCGCCAAAGGGGGCAAACCGCTCTCTTCCGGCCAGATCGCAATCCTCCAGAAATGGATCGATCAAGGCGCTGCCTGGCAGGGCCACTGGGCTTACGCAAAGCCCGTCGCGTCCGAGTTGCCCAAAGTTCAGGCTGAGGCCAAGGTCCGCAATGAAATCGATCGCTTCATCCTGGCCCGTCTCGAGAAGGAAGGGCTGACCCTGTCCCGCGAAGCCGATCGCGCCCGGCTCATTCGCCGCGTGACACTCGATCTCACCGGCCTCCCCCCCATACCCAAGGAAATCGACGACTTCGTCCAGGACACCAGCGCGGGCGCCTACGAGAAGCTCGTGGATCGATTGATGAAGTCCCCCGCGTACGGGGAGCGCATGGTGATGTTTTGGCTGGATTTGGCCCGGTTCGCCGACACCCAAGGCTATCATCACGACGATCACCGCGATGTTCACCGCTGGCGTGAATGGTGCATCAAGGCCTTCAACAACAACATGCCGTTCGACCAGTTCACCGTTGAACAACTGGCCGGAGATCTCCTCCCGAATCCAACGGAGGACCAAAAAATCGCCACCGGTTTTCACCGCAATGAAATGACCACGTCCGAAGGCGGCGCCATGCCCGAGGAATATTCGGTGAAATACGTCGTCGGACGGGTCGATACGACCGCTCGCGTCTGGCTCGGCTCCTCACTCGCCTGCGCCGAATGCCATGACCATAAGTACGATCCCATCTCTCAGAAAGAGTTCTATCAGATGTTCGCCTATTTCAACAATGTCCCGGAGAACGGGCTGGACGCCGGACAGAACCCCGTGCCGCGCCTCATGTTGAGCTCGTCCGAGCAGCGCAACCGGCTCGAACAATTCAACAAGGAAATCGGCGCGCTCGAATCGCTCGATCGTGCCCTGCTCGAAGAGGCCCACGGCGCACGGGACAAGGATCGCGACACGTGGATCGCGAAGATCGATGAACAAGTGATGGACACCTGGCAGGCGCGGAAGCCCCTCGCCGCCAGCGCCCGGTCCGGCGCCACACTCTCCGTGACCGACGACGGCACGGTGCTCGCCTCGGGCAAGAATCCCCCCAAGGAAATCTACGAAGCCCGCCTGAGCATCGAAGGGACGAACTTGATCGGGCTGCGGCTCGAGGCTCTCCCGGATTCCTCTTTGCCCGAGGGAAAATCCGGGCGCGGCGCCAAAGGCGAGTTCGTCTTGACCTCCGTTTCGGTCCTGGCCCGAGCCGCCGGGGACCTTCCCTCTGCGCCCAAGCCCTCCCGACAAGACGCTTGGTCCATCCTCGGCCCGTTTTCCGCAGGGTCGCTCAAGGAAGCTCTTGAGAAAAAGTGGGGGCCGGAAGACGGCCTGGACCTCGCCAAGACCTATCAAGATGGCAAGTTGAAATGGCGGGAGCTGAAGGATCATCCGTCCGATGAGTTCACTTTTGAAGGAACCAACGCCGCCACGTTCGTCACGCGCAAGATCCACTTCGACTCGCCCGTGCGTGCCTTCGTCAGCCTGGAAGATCAGCTCGGCGCGCAACTGTGGGTGAACGGACGCCGGCTCCATGCGACGGAAGGAGACCAGGCAGGCCAGAAATCTACGGTCAAAATCCCCGCTTATTTCAAGTCCGGCGAGAACACGCTCCTGGTCAAAGTCGTCCATCACGCCGGTCCCGGCCTCAAAACGGCGCTGCTCACCGAGCCCGTGAAGGAATATGCGGTGGATCTGGCCGCCGCGACGGCGGACTTCAATGGGGGCGGATATTCGGCGGGGGGCGTTCTGGACGACCGCAACACCACCGGATGGAGCCTGGGCGAGGACGATGCCGCGAAGAAGCCGCGTTCGCTCTACCTTCGCGCGCATGATCCGTTCGGATTCGCTGAACGCGGCGAATTGGTGGTGACCCTCAAGTTCGAGTCGCCCAAACCCGCGCAGACTTTGGGGCGATTCAAACTCTCGACGACTTCGTCCGCCCTCCTGGGTGATTTCTTCGATCTGCCCGAGAACGCGCGCGGCATCTTCGCGGTCTCGAAGTCCGAACGTAACCCGGATCAGCGGCTCGAATTGCAGCGCCATTACCGCCGCACGTTCGTCCCCGAAATCAAGGAATGGGTCAAAACGCTGGGCGAAAAGCGCAAGCAACGCGACGATCACCGCAACAGCATCGATGTCTCGATGGTGATGGAGGACATGTCGAAGCGAAGGGATTCTTTCTTGCTCGTGCGCGGAGAATTCGGCAACCGCGGGGCCAAGGTTGAGCCCGGAGTGCTCACGAATGTCTTCCCTTTGCCTGAAGGACTTCCCCCGAACCGGCTGGGGCTGGCCAAGTGGTTGGTTCATCCCGAACATCCGCTTACGTCCCGGGTCACGGTCAACCGCTATTGGCAGCAGTATTTTGGAACGGGCCTGGTCAAGACCGCCGAGGAGTTTGGATCCCAAGGGGAACGGCCTTCCCACCCCGAATTGCTCGACTGGCTTGCCGTGGAGTTCGTCAAGCGTGGTTGGGACATGAAGGCGATGCACAAGATGATCGTGATGTCCGCCACCTACCGGCAGGATTCAGAAGTCGAGGCGGCTTTGCTCAAGCGCGATCCCGAGAGCCGGTTGCTCGCCCGTTTTCCTCGCAGCCGTCTGGAAGCCGAAACAATCCGGGACAACGCACTCGCGATCAGCGGCCTGCTCAAGCCGCGCGTGGGTGGAAAGTCGGTTTATCCCTATCAGCCGCCTGGCATGTGGGAAGCCATGGCCTTCGAGGGCACACGTTCCTGGGTGCAAAGCCAGGGCGACGAAAATTACCGGCGCGGCATCTACACGTATTGGCGCCGCTCCGTTCCCTATCCCTCCTACGTCATCTTCGACGCGCCCACGCGCGAAACATGCACGGTCCGGCGCCCCCGCACCAACACCCCTCTCCAGGCGCTCACCCTCATGAACGACCCGGTCTATGTCGAAGCTTCGCGCGCGCTCGGCCACCGCATCATGACCCAGGGGGGCAAGACCCTCCGCGAACAAATCGAGTTCGCCTTCAAAACCGCCCTGGGCCGCCCGCCATCCGCGAAAGAACGCCGTATTCTTGAAAACGCTTACAAACGCGAACTCAAACAGTTCGAGAAAGACCGCGTCAGCGCCGCCAAACTCGTCCACGTGGGCGCCAGCAAACCTCCCCTCGAAGCCGACATTTGCGAACTCGCCGCCTGGACCATCGTCGGCAACCTGCTGCTCAATCTCGATGAAACTGTGACCAAAGGCTGA
- a CDS encoding NAD(P)H-dependent oxidoreductase yields the protein MTPIDTLPDSQNKDPQPNPQPHVLAVVGNLHPASGTRTVVLRAADIMRSQGCSTDVLDLSVESLSMFDANASYALPGYPTLKVRVERADALILGTPDYHGSMSGALKNFLDHFWREFAGKLFVPVVGSPEKGLTVADQIRTVARQCYAWSLPYAVTFSDKEDLKDGEVSSDNLKHRLRMMSRDARIYGGLLSGQRREDLAGNDACFMARYRIPTG from the coding sequence ATGACCCCAATCGATACTCTTCCTGATTCTCAAAACAAGGATCCCCAGCCCAATCCCCAGCCCCATGTGCTTGCCGTGGTGGGCAACCTGCACCCCGCGTCGGGCACACGGACGGTCGTCCTCCGAGCCGCCGACATCATGCGCTCGCAGGGTTGTTCCACGGATGTCCTCGATCTCTCCGTCGAGTCGCTGAGCATGTTCGACGCCAATGCGTCCTACGCGTTGCCGGGCTATCCCACGCTCAAAGTGAGGGTGGAGCGCGCGGACGCGCTCATCCTTGGAACTCCCGACTATCACGGAAGCATGAGTGGAGCGCTGAAGAATTTCCTCGACCATTTCTGGAGAGAGTTCGCCGGCAAGTTGTTTGTGCCGGTCGTCGGCTCGCCGGAGAAGGGGCTGACCGTTGCCGATCAGATTCGCACCGTCGCCCGGCAATGCTACGCGTGGTCGCTGCCCTACGCCGTTACTTTCTCGGACAAGGAAGATTTGAAGGATGGAGAAGTTTCGAGTGACAACTTGAAACATCGCTTGCGCATGATGTCCCGGGATGCGCGGATTTACGGAGGGCTTCTGTCCGGCCAGCGCCGGGAGGATCTCGCCGGCAACGACGCGTGCTTCATGGCGCGTTATCGCATCCCGACGGGATAG